The following are encoded together in the Borrelia hispanica CRI genome:
- a CDS encoding DUF1322 family protein: MKQQEYEDFIKIFNDRKNKYAKLINDIQQNKYFFPVIMGICSLNEVKNLNYEQLMEVNAISELKLEKQVLELTLGKSTL; encoded by the coding sequence ATGAAACAACAAGAGTATGAAGACTTTATCAAAATATTTAACGATAGAAAAAATAAATATGCGAAACTTATTAACGATATTCAACAAAATAAATATTTCTTTCCTGTTATCATGGGTATATGCAGTTTAAATGAAGTTAAGAATCTTAATTATGAACAGTTAATGGAAGTAAATGCAATATCAGAACTCAAACTTGAAAAACAAGTCTTAGAATTAACCTTAGGTAAAAGCACATTATGA
- a CDS encoding DUF1473 family protein, giving the protein MIMRYKMNILSKNKTYTFDLKVLPVYQWDSILGFSQNYGIDKLNDINYLKKITDLMIKPDFLTEFYKILDDNREYVSIYKEYLVGIIYSIQFNIFHRDSDFQKPSLIYLSEYEDTSGDFTKFNYINELWNYEYLTKQQNE; this is encoded by the coding sequence ATGATTATGCGCTATAAAATGAATATTTTATCTAAAAATAAAACTTATACATTTGACCTAAAAGTACTTCCTGTTTATCAGTGGGATTCTATTTTAGGTTTTTCACAAAATTATGGTATTGATAAACTCAACGACATTAACTACCTTAAAAAAATAACTGATTTAATGATAAAGCCTGACTTCTTAACTGAATTTTACAAAATTTTAGATGACAATAGAGAATATGTTAGTATCTACAAAGAATATTTAGTGGGGATTATTTATTCAATTCAATTTAATATTTTTCATAGAGATTCTGACTTTCAAAAACCATCATTAATTTACTTAAGTGAATATGAAGACACTTCTGGTGACTTTACTAAATTTAATTACATTAATGAACTTTGGAACTATGAATATTTAACAAAACAACAAAATGAGTAG
- a CDS encoding DUF1463 family protein: MNNAYQLEDVYFSINGTKIIGGKLELSSEPTTRASFSNEDRGIPVVSFRDPRTIVYIFTIEVNLGSYEYGILTDLSSEQFYTLGKNKNEKFLSIVFNDRIKTKIISNYAVFTEEPSRSYSSESEKVTFEIRAMNCTRTIPNK; encoded by the coding sequence ATGAATAATGCATACCAACTTGAAGATGTCTACTTTTCTATAAATGGAACTAAAATTATAGGTGGCAAACTAGAACTCTCAAGTGAACCCACAACAAGAGCATCTTTTAGTAATGAAGACAGAGGAATTCCAGTAGTAAGTTTTCGTGATCCTAGAACAATTGTCTATATATTTACCATAGAAGTTAATCTTGGTAGCTATGAATATGGAATCTTAACTGATCTTTCAAGCGAACAATTCTATACACTAGGTAAAAATAAAAATGAAAAATTCTTAAGTATAGTATTCAATGATAGAATTAAAACCAAAATTATTAGTAACTACGCTGTATTTACAGAAGAACCATCAAGAAGCTATTCCTCTGAATCTGAAAAAGTTACATTTGAAATTAGGGCTATGAATTGCACAAGAACTATACCAAATAAATAA